A window from Corvus cornix cornix isolate S_Up_H32 chromosome 8, ASM73873v5, whole genome shotgun sequence encodes these proteins:
- the KTI12 gene encoding protein KTI12 homolog gives MPLVVLCGRPGSGKSRRAAELREALGGPERPAHVVAEAEGGRAALRAEVERRLSRRDVVIVDAGNELRSIRYELYCAARQAGTARCLLHCAGGAGGPDEPPFEEPDPSCRWDRPLFTVRGEEPLPLGAIRAALFESAPPPPHRATRTQPLQSCGFLHQLDRVTQDVLAAVLAAQRSGAQPGETIRVPGVAEGLVLSRPVSVAELSRLRRQFISYTKMQPSDENLPQLASMFLQYLSRSIQ, from the coding sequence ATGCCGCTGGTGGTGCTGTGCGGGCGGCCGGGCAGCGGCAAGAGCCGGCGGGCGGCCGAGCTGCGGGAGGCGCTGGGCGGCCCGGAGCGGCCGGCGCACGTCGTGGCCGAGGCGGAGGGCGGCCGGGCGGCGCTGCGGGCCGAGGTGGAGCGGCGGCTGAGCCGGCGGGACGTGGTGATCGTGGACGCGGGCAACGAGCTGCGGAGCATCCGCTACGAGCTGTACTGCGCGGCACGGCAGGCGGGCACGGCGCGTTGCCTCCTGCACTGCGCCGGTGGCGCGGGCGGCCCCGACGAGCCGCCCTTCGAGGAGCCCGACCCGAGCTGCCGCTGGGACAGGCCGCTGTTCACGGTGCGCGGGGAGGAGCCGCTGCCGCTGGGCGCCATCCGCGCCGCGCTGTTCGAGagcgccccgccgccgccgcaccGCGCCACCCGCACGCAGCCGCTGCAGTCCTGCGGCTTCCTGCACCAGCTGGACCGCGTCACCCAGGACGTGCTGGCCGCCGTCCTGGCCGCGCAGAGGAGCGGGGCCCAGCCCGGAGAGACCATCCGCGTCCCCGGCGTGGCCGAGGGGCTGGTGCTGAGCCGGCCCGTGAGCGTGGCCGAGCTGAGCCGGCTGCGGAGGCAGTTCATCAGCTACACCAAGATGCAGCCCAGCGATGAAAACCTGCCCCAGCTGGCCAGCATGTTCCTGCAGTACCTGAGCCGCAGCATCCAGTGA